In a genomic window of Sphingomonas koreensis:
- a CDS encoding lasso peptide biosynthesis B2 protein, with product MIDRRAAPGRAPFVMAYTLKPGISFCHVAGRTIFLDLRADRYFCLANDAERSFDRLAAASSGPEDMRILEGLAHQGILRASDTGSILQPCPAVTEARASLLDAAPTPVRPLQTLLAGTALLHAPLRLRLFGLHAAVARLQARKARLKTIRSERETLARGAAAFAQLRAIATTHDQCLPRSLAVTDRLLAAGVRAELVLAVKLQPFAAHAWVQWQDLVVNDRVDAVRDFTPILVV from the coding sequence ATGATCGACAGGCGCGCGGCCCCCGGCCGCGCGCCATTCGTCATGGCCTATACGCTCAAGCCCGGCATCAGCTTCTGCCATGTGGCAGGCCGGACGATCTTCCTCGACCTGCGGGCCGACCGCTATTTCTGCCTCGCGAACGATGCCGAGCGCAGCTTTGATCGGCTAGCCGCCGCATCGTCCGGGCCTGAGGATATGCGGATCCTCGAGGGTCTGGCGCACCAGGGCATTTTGCGCGCCAGCGACACCGGATCCATCCTCCAGCCCTGTCCGGCGGTGACCGAGGCGCGCGCCAGTCTGCTCGACGCGGCGCCGACCCCGGTGCGCCCGCTCCAGACCCTGTTGGCCGGGACGGCACTACTTCACGCGCCGCTGCGCTTGCGGCTGTTCGGCCTGCATGCGGCGGTCGCCCGGCTCCAGGCCCGCAAGGCGCGTCTCAAGACCATACGATCGGAACGGGAGACGCTGGCGCGCGGCGCGGCGGCCTTCGCGCAGCTGCGCGCGATCGCGACGACGCATGACCAATGTCTGCCCCGGTCGCTGGCAGTGACCGATCGGCTGCTTGCTGCGGGCGTGCGGGCCGAGCTGGTGCTGGCGGTGAAGCTGCAGCCATTTGCGGCCCATGCCTGGGTGCAGTGGCAAGACCTGGTGGTCAACGACCGGGTGGATGCGGTCCGCGACTTCACGCCGATCCTGGTGGTGTGA
- a CDS encoding asparagine synthase-related protein, protein MGNRYFAAIGGDAARADAVRHAALADPGWRIALDRPGCLVVAERDAMLVPIADDGLVIGPLFALGRSHRLDAFSASSAATLRANGAAGLVRGHWGGYVAIVADTDQNSVALVRAPFGELPCFHAPSAQGYAVASDVALLERFGGFRPRLDWPALGDFLCAPRVRSAATCLSGLGELRGGEQIRFGEAGPCVTTLWSPWTFADPARALADGREAVKRLHGEILAAVGARGSTLTRSVLMLSGGLDSSIIAASAAARGLDLRCANISTDDPAGDERRYARAVCDRLGVPLAERLFQLDGVDLETSAAAGLPRPASRAFEYEARRQAHLVAGKEGADAVLSGGGGDNIFCSLQSVLPLLDCRAGLADGPMYRRLAREIAALCDTSVWTVRRKAWLRSWQHRPPPLDIDTGFLSAGTAARARAASRHPWLEPPATVLPGKAAHVALLLGPQYLTEDSDPCAARRFLYPLLAQPVVELCLRIPTWLWFERGCNRAVARRAFEATLPEQVAWRRSKGSPDAFLVALFESRRQQIRRLLLDGNLAGHGLLDCDALAAYLDDPRPVRGSGHVRILRLVDAEAWSRCWPG, encoded by the coding sequence ATGGGTAACCGGTATTTCGCGGCGATCGGTGGCGATGCCGCACGGGCCGATGCGGTCCGGCATGCGGCGCTTGCCGACCCAGGTTGGCGGATCGCGCTCGACCGGCCGGGGTGCCTCGTGGTCGCCGAGCGCGATGCGATGCTCGTGCCGATTGCGGACGATGGTCTTGTGATCGGTCCGCTGTTCGCCCTCGGCCGGTCCCATCGTCTCGACGCATTTTCCGCGTCCTCAGCCGCGACGCTTCGGGCGAATGGCGCGGCCGGGCTCGTCCGTGGCCATTGGGGCGGCTATGTCGCGATTGTCGCGGACACGGACCAAAATTCGGTCGCGCTGGTGCGCGCGCCATTCGGTGAACTGCCCTGTTTCCATGCGCCGTCCGCCCAGGGCTATGCGGTCGCGTCGGACGTGGCGCTGCTCGAGCGCTTCGGCGGCTTCCGTCCGCGCCTCGACTGGCCTGCGCTCGGCGACTTCCTCTGCGCCCCGCGCGTCCGAAGCGCTGCGACCTGCCTGTCCGGGCTCGGCGAATTGCGGGGCGGCGAGCAGATCCGCTTCGGCGAAGCCGGACCCTGCGTGACGACCCTCTGGTCGCCCTGGACCTTCGCCGACCCTGCACGCGCACTCGCGGACGGCAGGGAAGCCGTAAAGCGGCTCCATGGCGAGATCCTCGCGGCGGTCGGTGCGCGCGGATCCACCCTGACGCGCAGCGTGCTGATGCTGTCCGGGGGCCTCGATTCCTCGATCATCGCCGCGAGCGCTGCGGCGCGCGGGCTCGATCTGCGCTGCGCCAATATCAGCACCGATGATCCCGCCGGCGACGAGCGCCGCTATGCCCGCGCGGTCTGCGATCGGCTCGGCGTTCCGCTCGCCGAACGCCTGTTCCAGCTGGACGGCGTCGATCTCGAAACCTCTGCCGCGGCCGGATTGCCCCGGCCGGCATCGCGGGCCTTCGAATATGAAGCCCGGCGCCAGGCGCATCTCGTCGCCGGCAAGGAAGGCGCCGATGCCGTGCTGAGTGGCGGCGGGGGCGACAATATCTTCTGTTCGCTGCAATCGGTGCTGCCGCTGCTCGACTGCCGTGCCGGACTGGCGGACGGCCCTATGTATCGCCGGCTGGCGCGCGAGATCGCCGCGCTTTGCGACACCAGCGTGTGGACCGTCCGGCGCAAGGCATGGCTGCGGTCGTGGCAGCATCGGCCGCCGCCGCTGGACATCGACACCGGCTTTCTGTCGGCCGGAACCGCCGCGCGGGCGCGGGCGGCGTCGCGGCATCCCTGGCTGGAGCCTCCGGCGACGGTGCTGCCGGGCAAGGCCGCGCATGTCGCCTTGCTGCTCGGGCCGCAATATCTGACGGAGGACAGCGATCCCTGTGCGGCGCGCCGTTTCCTCTACCCGCTGCTCGCCCAACCGGTGGTCGAGCTCTGCCTGCGCATCCCGACCTGGCTGTGGTTCGAGCGCGGTTGCAATCGCGCCGTCGCGCGCCGCGCCTTCGAGGCGACGCTGCCCGAACAGGTCGCTTGGCGCAGGTCGAAGGGCTCGCCCGATGCCTTCCTCGTCGCGCTCTTTGAGAGCCGGCGCCAACAGATCCGCAGGCTGCTGCTCGACGGCAATCTCGCCGGACACGGGTTGCTCGACTGCGATGCGCTGGCGGCATATCTCGACGACCCGCGTCCGGTCCGCGGCTCCGGCCATGTCCGCATCCTGCGGCTGGTCGATGCTGAGGCGTGGAGCCGGTGCTGGCCCGGCTAG
- a CDS encoding benenodin family lasso peptide, translated as MERNHETPSDLIDLGAASVETKGPKGDFPDVGDGRILAGLTDE; from the coding sequence ATGGAACGCAACCACGAGACCCCGTCCGACCTGATCGATCTCGGCGCCGCCAGCGTCGAGACCAAGGGCCCCAAGGGGGACTTCCCCGATGTCGGCGACGGCCGCATCCTCGCCGGCCTGACCGACGAATGA